From a region of the Solanum stenotomum isolate F172 chromosome 2, ASM1918654v1, whole genome shotgun sequence genome:
- the LOC125855907 gene encoding uncharacterized protein LOC125855907: MVNDKWLEVMPQTTIENLSFVGSDHSPLLMEMTKDIESHIKYFKFLHFWIYNGIFEKIVQQCWEKGVNGNPMWRLHQKMKSVTGTLSKWSKKEYGDIFNKVKEFEENIRHSEEELMTNNNEDSRQKLHHMNANYTRHLKMEESILKQKTQLQWFKDGDVNTKYFHALMRGRRRKLFLHKIYNDNEKWIQGEEQIAQAACDYYQNIFKCQNERIDDRILQNIPTVVTPEQNEMLQAIPNMEELRQVVFAMNPNSAAGLMVLENINYRGFFMETRGPQINHLSFADDVIIFASTDRHSLKLIMDRLGEYESTSGQLINKAKSHYMVPDNTAKDIIHTIKEVTIFFTEKNPITYLGCPLYIGRQRIIYYSHLVEKVSKRVCGWQARLLSFGGRITLIKHALQSIPIHTMAALSPPSTTIKYIETIIADFYWGRDQNRRKYHWASLDTMSFPYTEGGVGIIILSDICTSLQYKQWWNFRSRVSLWSQFLKAKYCQRAHPVAKKVNTGDSLMWRYMMKHKLQVEENIGWKIKSGSCSFWWDDWLGMGVLATYNTSISSLNNDTIAHFLVNGQWNERKLRQQVPPLLIPXIAHFLVNGQWNERKLRQQVVQGVRDIAVWKLTEAGEFTCKSAWEMCRKKKATAVLNSQICRDGMILNTSSSKDMLQAISGNNLQAAWDSSCCYSPLEDTQCVHTYREANGTADLLAKYSHQQDIVQNYYTHHQLPLLVKGSYLLEKLGVQNFRRKKLKRIKQPP, encoded by the exons ATGGTTAATGATAAATGGTTAGAGGTTATGCCTCAAACTACtattgagaatttatcttttgttGGTTCTGATCATAGTCCCCTGTTGATGGAAATGACTAAGGATATTGAGAGCCAcatcaaatatttcaagtttttaCATTTTTGGATTTACAATggcatttttgaaaaaatagtacAACAATGCTGGGAAAAGGGTGTCAATGGTAATCCAATGTGGAGACTGCATCAGAAAATGAAGAGTGTAACAGGTACTCTTAGCAAATGGTCTAAGAAAGAGTATGGCGATATCTTTAATAAGGTTAAggaatttgaggaaaatatcaGGCACTCAGAGGAGGAACTTATGACAAACAACAATGAAGATAGTAGACAGAAACTTCATCATATGAATGCAAATTATACTAGGCATTTGAAAATGGAAGAATCTATCCTTAAACAAAAGACTCAATTACAATGGTTTAAGGATGGTGATGTCAATACCAAATATTTTCATGCTTTGATGAGAGGTAGAAGAAGGAAGTTATTTTTGCATAAGATTTATAATGATAATGAGAAGTGGATACAAGGTGAGGAGCAAATAGCACAGGCAGCATGTGATTATTatcaaaacatttttaaatgcCAGAATGAGAGAATAGATGACAGAATTCTCCAGAATATTCCTACAGTAGTCACTCCTGAACAGAATGAGATGTTGCAAGCAATTCCTAATATGGAGGAACTCAGACAAGTTGTGTTTGCAATGAACCCAAACTCAGCAGCAGGCCTGATGGTATTGGAG AATATTAATTACAGAGGTTTCTTTATGGAAACTAGAGGACCCCAGATTAATCACTTAAGTTTTGCTGATGATGTTATTATTTTTGCATCTACTGATAGACATTCCCTGAAGCTTATTATGGACAGATTAGGGGAATATGAAAGTACCTCTGGCCAGCTTATTAACAAAGCAAAGAGTCATTATATGGTTCCTGATAATACAGCAAAAGACATCATCCATACCATTAAAGAAGTGACTATTTTTTTCACAGAAAAAAACCCTATTACGTATCTAGGATGTCCTCTTTATATTGGTAGACAAAGGATTATTTACTATTCTCATTTAGTGGAGAAGGTTTCCAAAAGAGTGTGTGGCTGGCAGGCAAGACTACTTAGTTTTGGGGGCAGAATTACATTGATCAAACATGCCTTGCAATCTATACCTATTCATACTATGGCTGCCCTATCTCCCCCCAGTACTACTATTAAATACATTGAGACTATCATTGCTGATTTTTACTGGGGAAGGGATCAAAATAGAAGGAAATATCACTGGGCATCTCTTGACACAATGAGCTTCCCATACACAGAAGGTGGGGTAGGGATCATAATACTGTCAGACATTTGCACTTCTTTACAATACAAACAATGGTGGAATTTCAGGTCTAGAGTATCTTTATGGAGTCAATTTCTTAAAGCCAAATACTGCCAAAGAGCTCATCCAGTGGCAAAAAAGGTTAATACAGGAGATTCATTGATGTGGAGATACATGATGAAACACAAGCTTCAAGTCGAGGAGAATATAGGCTGGAAAATCAAATCTGGAAGTTGTTCTTTTTGGTGGGATGACTGGCTAGGAATGGGTGTTCTAGCTACTTATAATACCTCTATATCAAGCCTTAACAATGATACCATTGCACATTTTTTAGTAAATGGACAATGGAATGAAAGGAAACTGAGACAACAGGTACCTCCTCTTCTTATTCCANCCATTGCACACTTTTTAGTAAATGGACAATGGAATGAAAGGAAACTAAGACAACAG GTTGTGCAGGGAGTTAGAGACATTGCAGTTTGGAAACTCACTGAAGCTGGAGAGTTCACTTGTAAATCAGCCTGGGAAATGTGCAGGAAGAAGAAGGCTACTGCAGTCCTTAATTCACAAATTTG CAGGGATGGGATGATATTAAACACATCTTCCTCCAAGGACATGTTGCAGGCCATATCTGGAAATAATTTGCAGGCAGCATGGGACTCCAGCT GTTGCTATTCCCCCTTGGAAGATACACAG TGTGTGCATACTTACAGGGAGGCGAATGGTACTGCTGATCTATTGGCCAAATATAGTCATCAACAAGACATTGTACAAAATTATTACACTCATCATCAATTACCTCTACTAGTTAAAGGAAGCTATCTATTAGAGAAATTGGGAGTACAAAATTTCAGACGCAAGAAGCTTAAAAGAATTAAACAACCACCTTGA